The stretch of DNA ATTCTCTGTCGGCACGCAAGTCGTGGCGCTGCGGGATCTCATCGGGGCCAACGGTCGCATCCTGCATCCTCGTGGGTCGGTCGGCGTGGTAGTGCGTCCGCCTCGGGATTTAGAACATTCGTACCGGGTCAAGTTCCTGGACGGCGTCGAAGAGTCACTCAAGTCAGGGGAGTTGACACCATTGGCGAAGTTCAAGGAGGGGGAGATTGGTGATAGCAATGTCACCGTTGAGCGGAGCAATCTGTTTGAGCGAGTGATTTTTCGTTGTGTGATCGGTTCCCGGGCTTACGGTTTGGACGATGAGCAGTCGGACATCGACTACCGGGGCTTTTACTTACCGCCTGCCGATCTCCAATGGTCGCTGTACGGCGTGCCGGAGCAACTCGAATGTGAGGAGACACAAGAGGCATACTGGGAGATTCAGAAGTTCTTGATCTTGGCTCTCAAGGCGAACCCCAATGTCCTGGAATGCCTCTACACTCCCCTGGTGGAGAAGGCAACCCCGCTGGCAGAGGAATTGCTCGACATGCGGTCGATTTTTCTCACCCGGCTGGTTTATCAGACCTACAACGGCTACGTGATGTCGCAATTCAAAAAGATGCAAGCCGACATCCGCAACCACGGAAAGGTGAAGTGGAAACACGTGATGCACCTGATCCGGCTGCTGATCTCCGGCATCAGCGTCCTGCGACACGGCTTCGTGCCGGTCAAGGTGGAGGAATACCGGGAGGAACTGCTGTCGATCAAACGTGGTGAGGTGGCCTGGGAGGAAACGGAAAAGTGGCGGCTCAGTTTGCATGCGGAGTTTGACAAGGCATTGGCTGAGACAAAATTACCGGACCGGCCTGATTACAGCAAGGCGAATGACTACCTCATCAAAGTCCGGCGAGAAGCGGCGCTAGAAGGTTGAAGGAGAAAGGCTGGAGGATGAAATCTGATTCGGGGGTTGTTGATTTGAAACGTCGGACGATGGCGTTTGCCGTACGTATTGTGAAATTGTACGGGGCATTGCCGAAGACCACGGCGGCACAAGTGATTAGCAAACAGTTGTTGCGGTCCGGGACATCGGTGGGTGCACACTACAGGGAGGGCATGCGAGCCCGCTCAGCGGCGGAGTTCATCAGTAAGATCGAAGGTGGTTTACAAGAGTTGGAAGAAACGGACTATTGGGTGGAATTACTGGTCGAAGCGGAAATTGTTCATCCCGATCGTCTGGCAGATCTCCGCAAAGAGATCAACGAACTCACCGCAATCCTTGTCACATGCGCCAAAAATGCAAAGCAAAAAGCAAAGTAGCAATGTCTAATTTCATCCTTCCCCCTTCATCATTCCGCCTTTCAGAGCACCCCTTCCCACTGCTGTTCGCAACGATCAGCGGAGCGCACCTGTACGGCTTCCCTTCGCCCGATTCGGATTTCGATCTGCGGGGGGCGCATCTGCTTCCGCTGGAGGACGTGATCGGCTTGAATCCCGGAAGGGAAACGGTCGAAAAATCCGGGATTCACGACGGTCTGGAAATCGATCTCGTCACGCACGACATCAAGAAGTTCATGGGGCTGCTTCTGAAGAAAAACGGGTACGTGCTGGAGCAGTTGCTCTCGCCGCTGGTGGTACACAGCACGCCGGAGCACGAAGAACTGAAAGCCATCGCTCCCCAGTGCATCACCAAACACCACGCCCACCATTACCTAGGCTTCGCCGCTACGCAGTGGAAGCTGTTTCAAAAGGAAGACCCGCCGAGGGTCAAGCCGCTGCTGTATGTGTATCGCGTCCTGCTGACCGGCATTCACCTGATGCGGACCGGCGAGGTGGAAGCTAATCTCGTTCGTTTGAATGAAACAGCGAAGCTTCCGTACATCCCGGAGTTGATCGAACGGAAGGTCAGCGGTACGGAAAAAGGCACGCTCGATCAGGCGGACCTGGCGTTTCATCAGCGGGAATTCGACCGTTTGTTGTGTGAACTCGAAACGGCACACGAAGAGAGCCGCTTGCCGGAGCGTCCGACTGCGGGTGTGGTGTTGAATGATTTGTTGGTGCGGATGCGGTTGAAGTCTTCAACATAGGAAAGAAACGGAGCCAGCCAATGTCTCGATTTAAACCCCGATTCGCAACCGCCGCAACTCCGAACGAGCGAATGGATGCGTTGTGTGAATTCATTGAGTACTGGCTTGGTCCTCGGATGGACGAGTACGGCGAACCCAATGAAGCTGTCAATGCATGCTCATTGCCCATGCCGCTGCGAATACTCTATCAATTTGCGGGACGATGGCCAGGATTCGACAAACGGCGAGAGTCAATTTGGGCCGTTGGTGCCTTTTCTTGTCAGGACTCCCTACGGTCGCTCAATAAACTGGAGGTGTCGGGGAAGAATCGAGTCAGGTTCATCGACGAGAATCAAGGATGCTGGGTTTGCTCAACGCAAACCGATGGGGATGACCCTCCAGTTTGGTGTGACGGCGATCTTTGGGATGAGGATGGCGAGCCACTCCAGGGAGAGAAAAAAGTCTGTGAATCATTGTCTAGGTTCCTGGTAACATTTGTACTTCAAGAAATTACAGTCGGCTCTCGATTGTGCCTAAGTGACAACGGCCTCAGTAAACGATTTGAGGAGACGAAAGACAAAGCCGTGGTGGTTTGGGAAAATGGACCCTACGTGTATGGCTCCGAGGCAAGCTTTTTCTTGTGGAATCACGTATTGGTAGCGAATCTCTGGGGAAGTCTTTGTTTTGGAGCAAACGATGACCGAGCGCTCAGATTTCTAAGGGAGAATCAAGGTGAGGTTTTCACGATAGGTCTGATGGCCGGGCTGCCGTGGCGACTCGACATCAGACAAGACGGGTCTGCTTATCTCAGGTACTTCGACTGGCCTGTTGAGGAGGAGGCAGAAGTGGGAGGTGGAACATTCGACTTTGGTTCCCTGTTGAAGCTGCTTACGGAAGAGATTTCTCCCGAGGGGCATTCAGCCAATAGCCCGGTGCTGTTCCTCCAGCGCCGAGGCCAGTCATATACCGAAGGGAATCATTTTCTGAATGAGAAAACAGTTTCTGAGCTTTTCGAGCAAGCTCTTAGAAACCTGGCTCCTTCCAACGATGAGTTGCCTCGATTTTACAGAGAACGATGGCCGTACTGATGATGCACATCAAAATCCCCAAACTCTCCCTCGTCGTCCTCGTCGGCCCCAGCGGCTCTGGCAAGAGTACGTTCGCACGCAAACACTTTCTGCCGACCGAAGTGCTCTCCTCCGATGCGTGCCGGGCGATGGTTAGTGATGATGAAAATGACCAGACCGTCACGCCGGACGCATTTGAGTTGCTCACGTACATTGCCGCTAAGCGGTTGGCGTTGGGGCGGCTGACGGTTGTGGATGCGACGAACGTGCAGCCCGAATCCCGCCAGCCGTGGGTGCAGTTGGCTCGCAAGTACCACTGCCTGCCGGTGGCGATCGTGCTGAACGTACCTGAGAAGTTGTGCCACGAGCGAAATCGAGGGCGTGAGGACCGCTCGTTCGGTCCGCACGTTGTACGGCAACAGCGTTCGCAACTTCGGCGGTCTTTGCGACGGCTGAAGCGAGAGGGCTTTCGGCATGTCTTTGTGTTGGAGAGCGTCGAAGAGGTCGAAGCGGCAACGGTGGAGCGGGTTGCGTTGTGGAACGACAAGCGGGATGAACACGGGCCGTTTGATATCATCGGCGATGTGCACGGCTGCGGTGACGAACTTGAACAATTGCTTGAACAATTGGGATACGTGAGGACAAGGCTGAAGGCTGAAGGAGGAGGGATGAAGGAAGCGGACGCCCTGTGGTTTCCGCCTTCATCCTTCAGCCGTCAGCCTTGCGTCTATGCTCATCCTGCAGGCCGCAAAGCCGTCTTTGTCGGAGACTTGGTGGACCGAGGACCACGTGTTCTCGATACCCTGCGAATCGTTCGTAACATGGTTGAGCACGGCAGCGGACTGTGCGTTCCCGGCAATCACGACGTGAAGTTGTTGCGGAAGCTGAACGGCAAGAACGTCCAACTCACGCACGGTTTGGCCAATTCCGTCGCCGAAATCGAGGCTCTGCCTGATGACACCCGTGATCCATTCAGCAAGGCCCTCGCCAAATTCATCGATGGTCTCGTGAGCCACTACGTCCTGGATGACGGCAAACTGGTCGTCGCCCATGCGGGGATGAAAGAAGAAATGCAGGGACGTGGTTCCGGCAAGGTTCGTGACTTCGCCTTGTACGGAGAAACCACGGGAGAGACCGACGAATTTGGTTTGCCTGTGCGCTACAATTGGGCTGCGGAGTATCGTGGTTCGGCGACGGTGGTCTATGGCCACACCCCCGTTCCCGAACCAGAGTGGCTCAATCGCACGATCAATGTCGATACCGGTTGCGTCTTCGGCGGCAAATTGACGGCACTCCGCTATCCTGAGATGGAGACTGTCTCCGTCCCGGCGAAGCACACCTACTGTGAACCGTCACGCCCATTTCTTGTTGAGGAAAAGGAAGCACCGGCACTGTCGGCTCAGCAACTTCATGACGACGTGCTGGATGCGGAAGACGTGCTCGGCAAGCGCATCATCTCTACCCGGCTGAGCCGCAATGTCACGATCCGTGAGGAGAACTCCACAGCTGCGCTGGAAGTCATGAGCCGTTTCGCCGCAAATCCAAAATGGCTGATCTACTTGCCGCCCACAATGTCGCCACCGGAAACGACCAGCGAGGAGGGATTGCTCGAACATCCCGCCGAAGCATTCCACTATTATCGCAGTCAAGGTGTTGCGAATGTCGTCTGCGAAGAAAAGCACATGGGATCGCGGGCTGTGGTCGTGGTCTGCCAAGACGCTGAAGCGGTCCAAGAGCGATTTGGAGTGACCGAGGGCGAGGCCGGTATGGTTTACACACGAACAGGCAGACGATTCTTTAACGACTTGGACCTGGAAGAACAATTCCTGGCACGCCTGCAAATCGCATTGACCAATGCTGGGTTTTGGGAGCAATTCAACACATCATGGGCCTGTTTCGATTGTGAATTGATGCCGTGGTCTGCCAAAGCGCAGGAACTATTGCGCACGCAGTACGCTGCAGTGGGAGCTGCGGGAAATGCCTCACTCCCCCAGGCTGTCGGAGTTCTTCAGCAAACAGCAGGGCGGTTGAATGATGGGCACAAGATCGAAGAGATCGTGACTTGTTATCGTCATCGCAGGGAAAACGTCGAGAATTTCATCACGGCTTACCGGCAATATTGTTGGACCGTTGATTCGTTGGATGATCTGAAACTGGCTCCGTTCCACCTGTTGGCAACGGAGGGTGGCGTTCATATCGACCAGAACCATATCTGGCATATGGAGACGCTGGAGAGAATTTGTGCGGAAGATCCTACGTTGATGTTAGCCACTAATTTCCATGTGGTTGATGTCACCGATTCGGACAGTCAAACTGAGGGGATCGATTGGTGGACCGGTCTGACTGCCGGCGGGGGTGAAGGTATGGTGATCAAACCATTGGAATGGGTCGTGCGCGGCAAAAAAGGGTTGGTGCAACCTGCCGTGAAATGCCGTGGCCCAGAATACCTGAGAATCATCTACGGAGCCGACTACACGGCGGACCAGCATCTGTCACGCCTGCGAAACCGCAGCTTGGGACGCAAGCGATCATTGGCTGTGCGAGAATTTGCTCTTGGAATTGAAGCCTTGGAACGATTTGTGCGGAGGGAACCATTGCGGCGAGTCCACGAATGTGTGTTTGGCGTACTGGCCTTGGAAAGCGAACCGGTCGACCCTAGGTTGTAGGATGACTGCTTATTGCGCTGCCCGATATTTACTGCTACCTCCAAATTTTTGCCCCGCCGATTTTCACAAATCGATTGACCGTTTTCGCTTCAGCGATCTGGTGTCCTCTAGTAATCACCGGGAATTGTTCCCTCATCCAATCGCATGGGCCGAGGTAACTGCATTATGAGGAGCCCGCCCAATGAAACGAACATTTTGTGCCTTGTCGATGCTGCTGTTAGCTGGCTGTGGCGACCAAAGCGAGCAACCTTTGATCCAGGGGCCGATACGTTTTCTTGAAGTTAAGACCGGAGAAAACAGACGTGAGGGTGGCGGTTGTTTTACAGATGCCAGATACGGGAGGTTGTACCGGGATTACTTGCTGGTAACTCGTAACCCCAGCACGGAAGACGAGTACACGGAAGTGATTCCTGCGAATCGTATCTGGAAAGTAGAATTCAATAAAAAAAGTGGGGTTAAGCCCACTCCCCCTGCGTCACAAACATCCACAGTCCCCTCCGCCGATTCCACTCATTGACCAGCATCCCCCTGACTGGCATTATTTATTTCGTTAGGGTTGCTTGCACTCCGCTGCTGGACGGGGGCAACGCCAGTTGCAATGCCGGTTTGCGGCATCATGATTCGCTCTGGCCGGTGATATTGCATCATCGCCAGCACGGCGTAGGGGGGAATTGTAGTGTCCTTCCAGTATTCACTGGGCAGCAGCACTCAAGTCGCGGAGCGGTCGGCCTTGGTGATGATCCAGAATTCCACGTCATCTTTGAGGTGATAGGTGGAGAAGATGCGACCGCCGTCGCTCAGGGCGTCTTCGTTGGTTTGCTTGTCCTCATCGCACAGATCGCCCCAATCCCCTGAGACGTGGCGATGAATGAACTCTGTGGGCGTTTGACCAGTCTTTTTAAAGGCATCCAATGCACCGGGGTGTCAACGATTTGTCCGAGAGGGAATTTGGAATTGGTCATCAGCGTCTCCTTTTGTTTGAATTGATTGACGCTGGTGTAGGTGGTGTCCCCTGGTTGATGGGAATGGAAACTAGGTGGAGATTCTGTCCGCAGCCCAGTGACCGGGAAGAGGGACAGGGATTGCGGGTGCTTGTAGAAACAGAAAATGATTGAGCGTCATCGGGAGCGGGTGGAGCGGGCTAAGCGAAGGCACCGGGGACTTTGAGCCAGTCGACCGACAAATAGGACTGCCTATGATGGCCTTTACGCTCCAAGTCGGTGTTGGAAAAATGGGCGGGACTGGTCGGGTTGTGCTTGTTTTGCGGGTTATGATGTGGCAGGATGGGACTTACGTGACTGTGTTGAATCGGTAACACTAACTATCCACACCGTAAGAACCACTCGTTCAACCCTCTGCTTTTGCCAGGAAAATGGAATGAAAATCGTCGCTGTGCTGACCGCTACCATTGCTCTTTACGCTTCTCATGCCCAGGCAGCGATGATTTACCAAAACGATTTCGAGGGAACTGTTGGAAGTGAGTGGTCCAACACATCCACATCGGTAACCCCCATCGGTGGTCGGACCTTTCTCGGAGAGTTCACCACTGAAACAGTATCGCTGTCGCTAACGGGACTTGCTCCACACACGGTAACAACGATTGAATTTGATCTTTTCATTCTGAAGTCCTGGGACGGAAGTCAAGTCAATCATACTGGAGGGAACCAAGGTGTTGTTGGTCCCGATTCATTTCAATTTGGAGTGGACGGTGTGACCCTGTTAGATGAAACATTTCAGAATCCATTCTACACTTTCACGCAATCTTATCCTGACGGTGGAAGCAATCCACCACTCACTGGAGCCGAAGAACATAACACCCTTGGTTACTATGGAACTGGAACAAACCAAAGGTTAGAGGGAGATTCGGTCTACCATTTGGAATTCACAATCTTTCACTCGGCGAACGACATTAAACTCGACTTCTCGGCGTTTTTGCAGGATGAGGCAAACAATGGCGATGACCCGAGTCCTGCTCGGCATCGGCGGCTTGGCCCTGGTCGGATACGGCTGGCGACGTAAACGGCAACAAGCTGCGTGACGATCAACCTCCAAACAATTTCAAACCGTTGGCGTGTAAGCGTCGGCGGTTTTTTTGTTGGTGTGTTTGAATTGCATTGCGATGTCCTCACTCCCCCGTCTCTTCCCGATAACGTGAAAGGCAACGGTAAAAACTCGCTCGGCTCTTCCCTGTTTTCTGACGCCAGTACGTCTGTTGTTCGTTCACGTCATCTGGATGTTTCGCCATCGCCTCCCGCAAACAACGAACGTCATGAGCCTTGGTGCCCTGGCATGCTCTCCAAAAACTGATCCAGATGTTATGAGAATCTAATAGCCCGATGTTGGGCAAGGAGATTCTCTGATGAAGAAGACACGGCGGCGGCATTCGCCGGAGCAGATTGTTAAGAAGTTGCGTGATGCGGAAGTCATGCTCAGCAGTGGGAAGAGCATGGTAGAGGTAGACGGCAAAGCCTATGACCTAATAAACGGAACCACGATTCTATTTAAAAATCGAGATGGCAAAGTCGAGGTTAAACAAATCACTAGCTTGCCGAGTAGTTTCAGTTTTGATCAAGCATCGCTAATAAAATACGCTCACGAAAAACAAGAAGTTGTCGATTTCTACAGCGACGAGCAACCATCTGAGGGTCAGTTGAACGAGACCCCAAAGGATTAGGCAACCCGTTGCATCCCAAACGCCTCTCCAGGCGGCCTGACATGCTAATCAATCGATTCTAAGGGGCGTTGGGAGTCCCCAGTAATTTGTCATCAGTTTCGTATCACCGCCACCACAATTCTCTTCGTCTGCAATTTTTCCAATGGTGAAAAAGCAGCACGATGAAAATAGGATATTTGATCGCTAACTACGTCTAGTTCCGCGAGTCTTCCTTGGATAGAATACGGCAGGATAACTTGTCTTTAGGACGAGTTGCTGGCCAAAGCCTTTCTGAATCAACGACGATGTGAGTTAGTCCATGATCTGGCAATGGATCTTCATCTTGGGTGGTGCGTCGGTTCTCTTTTTTTGATCACAGCCGCCGAGAGAGCACGTTTACGCAAATTGCTTGATCGACCGTGTGCCGGTATCCATTGGCATCGCCGGTTTCCAACAGTCAAGCATGACGACATCCGTGAATTTCTCGCCTTATTCACTGAGGCGTTTGCCTTCGATTCCATTCATCGAAGCAAGTTCTCCCCCGACGATCAGCCCATGGCGTTGTATGAGGCTCGGTACATCCCACATCTGTCGATGGACGACCATTTTGAGTTCGAGTCTCTCGATGAAGTGCTGGATTCCCGTTATGGGATCGATTTGTCATCCGTGTGGCACCAAGACATAACCCTAGGCGAACTCTTTGCCCTGACGCAACTTACAAGTACGCCCCGAGCCACCAAACTCTCTTAGGGACGCTCATTTGTGCCAATGCCTTGGCTGGCGTTATTCCGCTGGTGGTGTCCATATGATGCGGCAATCAGGTAGAGCTTTTTGGAGTTTATCGATTCCGGCTTGAGTGACTCGAGTGTTGTCGAGGTCCAGAACTTCAAGGTTGGTCAATCCTTGGAGATGTTCAAGGCCAGCATCACTGACTTGGGTGTTTGAAAGTCTAAGATCATAAAGGTTGGTAAGCTCTCGGAAATGTTCCAACTCCACATCGCTGACATGAGTGGTTCCGAGCGAAAGTACGTATAGTTTGGTCAATCCTTGAAGATGCTT from Symmachiella dynata encodes:
- a CDS encoding DNA polymerase beta superfamily protein — encoded protein: MNKRVHHHSNLIFSVGTQVVALRDLIGANGRILHPRGSVGVVVRPPRDLEHSYRVKFLDGVEESLKSGELTPLAKFKEGEIGDSNVTVERSNLFERVIFRCVIGSRAYGLDDEQSDIDYRGFYLPPADLQWSLYGVPEQLECEETQEAYWEIQKFLILALKANPNVLECLYTPLVEKATPLAEELLDMRSIFLTRLVYQTYNGYVMSQFKKMQADIRNHGKVKWKHVMHLIRLLISGISVLRHGFVPVKVEEYREELLSIKRGEVAWEETEKWRLSLHAEFDKALAETKLPDRPDYSKANDYLIKVRREAALEG
- a CDS encoding four helix bundle protein yields the protein MKSDSGVVDLKRRTMAFAVRIVKLYGALPKTTAAQVISKQLLRSGTSVGAHYREGMRARSAAEFISKIEGGLQELEETDYWVELLVEAEIVHPDRLADLRKEINELTAILVTCAKNAKQKAK
- a CDS encoding DNA polymerase beta superfamily protein is translated as MSNFILPPSSFRLSEHPFPLLFATISGAHLYGFPSPDSDFDLRGAHLLPLEDVIGLNPGRETVEKSGIHDGLEIDLVTHDIKKFMGLLLKKNGYVLEQLLSPLVVHSTPEHEELKAIAPQCITKHHAHHYLGFAATQWKLFQKEDPPRVKPLLYVYRVLLTGIHLMRTGEVEANLVRLNETAKLPYIPELIERKVSGTEKGTLDQADLAFHQREFDRLLCELETAHEESRLPERPTAGVVLNDLLVRMRLKSST
- a CDS encoding polynucleotide kinase-phosphatase; translated protein: MHIKIPKLSLVVLVGPSGSGKSTFARKHFLPTEVLSSDACRAMVSDDENDQTVTPDAFELLTYIAAKRLALGRLTVVDATNVQPESRQPWVQLARKYHCLPVAIVLNVPEKLCHERNRGREDRSFGPHVVRQQRSQLRRSLRRLKREGFRHVFVLESVEEVEAATVERVALWNDKRDEHGPFDIIGDVHGCGDELEQLLEQLGYVRTRLKAEGGGMKEADALWFPPSSFSRQPCVYAHPAGRKAVFVGDLVDRGPRVLDTLRIVRNMVEHGSGLCVPGNHDVKLLRKLNGKNVQLTHGLANSVAEIEALPDDTRDPFSKALAKFIDGLVSHYVLDDGKLVVAHAGMKEEMQGRGSGKVRDFALYGETTGETDEFGLPVRYNWAAEYRGSATVVYGHTPVPEPEWLNRTINVDTGCVFGGKLTALRYPEMETVSVPAKHTYCEPSRPFLVEEKEAPALSAQQLHDDVLDAEDVLGKRIISTRLSRNVTIREENSTAALEVMSRFAANPKWLIYLPPTMSPPETTSEEGLLEHPAEAFHYYRSQGVANVVCEEKHMGSRAVVVVCQDAEAVQERFGVTEGEAGMVYTRTGRRFFNDLDLEEQFLARLQIALTNAGFWEQFNTSWACFDCELMPWSAKAQELLRTQYAAVGAAGNASLPQAVGVLQQTAGRLNDGHKIEEIVTCYRHRRENVENFITAYRQYCWTVDSLDDLKLAPFHLLATEGGVHIDQNHIWHMETLERICAEDPTLMLATNFHVVDVTDSDSQTEGIDWWTGLTAGGGEGMVIKPLEWVVRGKKGLVQPAVKCRGPEYLRIIYGADYTADQHLSRLRNRSLGRKRSLAVREFALGIEALERFVRREPLRRVHECVFGVLALESEPVDPRL